In the genome of Opitutia bacterium KCR 482, one region contains:
- the glgB gene encoding 1,4-alpha-glucan branching protein GlgB, translating into MVISKDEIGMLVSARCGQPHDLLGMHKCRGGIVVRAYLNDAKTCAVVDLRDENRARIPMKKLDESGLFEAFIKGARKLFPYRLRARSYNGEIRQIYDAYNFPPTLDSDDLYLIGKGDERKIYDKLGSHVRTVSGVKGTSFAVWAPTARRVSVVGDFNEWDGRYHQMRELGQSGIWEIFVPSVGAGAKYKFEILAANNDAPFLKIDPYAIRFEAPPYNSSIVCDVSGFEWSDSAWLEKRANTDWSKSPVSVYEVHLGSWKRVPEDGFRPLTYAEIGVQLADYCSEMGFTHVEFLPLSEYPFEGSWGYQVSGYYAPTHRYGSPLDFMKMVDTLHSRGIGVIMDWVPAHFPRDSFALAGYDGSCLYEHQDPRLGANPDWGTLCFNYGRNEVSNFLMGSALAWFDRFHIDGLRVDAVASMLYLNFSRRDWIPNRYGGSENLEAIEFIKRTNSAVHEEFKGAIMIAEESTTFQGVTAPVSDGGLGFDFKWNLGWMHDTLDYFKEDPVNRKYHHNKMTFPSMYQFTEKFMLVYSHDEVVHGKSPMVGKMGGAYWGDKIANLRALYAYMWLWPGKKTLFMGDEIAQGHEWRYDESLEWSLLQYAEHEGVRDVVRDVANLYKNDASLAQNDFNPDGFQWINADDGNNSVFTFLRFDADGKTSYAVASNFTPIRRENYPIGLPFAGEWREVLNTDAKCYGGRGFGNNGFVVAGDTGFNGKPFGALITLPPMSTIIFKHVE; encoded by the coding sequence ATGGTAATATCGAAAGACGAAATCGGAATGCTCGTATCCGCCCGCTGCGGCCAGCCGCACGACCTTTTGGGCATGCACAAATGCAGGGGCGGAATTGTCGTCAGGGCTTATCTCAACGACGCCAAAACATGCGCGGTCGTCGATTTGCGCGACGAAAACAGGGCGAGAATCCCGATGAAAAAGCTCGACGAATCGGGGCTGTTCGAGGCGTTCATCAAGGGCGCAAGAAAGCTCTTCCCGTACCGCCTGCGCGCGCGCAGCTACAACGGCGAAATCCGCCAAATCTACGACGCCTACAACTTTCCGCCGACCCTCGACTCCGACGACCTCTATCTAATCGGCAAGGGCGACGAGCGGAAAATCTACGACAAACTCGGCTCGCACGTCCGCACTGTCAGCGGCGTAAAGGGAACGTCGTTCGCCGTCTGGGCGCCGACCGCCCGCCGCGTGAGCGTCGTGGGCGACTTCAACGAGTGGGACGGCAGGTACCACCAGATGCGCGAGCTTGGGCAGTCGGGCATTTGGGAGATTTTCGTTCCGTCGGTCGGGGCGGGCGCAAAGTACAAGTTCGAAATTCTCGCCGCCAACAACGACGCCCCCTTCCTTAAAATCGATCCATACGCAATCCGCTTCGAAGCCCCGCCCTACAACAGCTCGATAGTCTGCGACGTTTCGGGCTTCGAGTGGAGCGACTCCGCGTGGCTGGAAAAACGCGCCAATACCGATTGGAGCAAGTCGCCCGTCTCCGTCTACGAAGTCCACCTCGGCTCTTGGAAGCGCGTTCCCGAGGACGGCTTCCGCCCGCTAACCTACGCCGAAATCGGCGTTCAGCTTGCCGACTACTGCTCCGAAATGGGCTTTACGCACGTCGAATTTCTGCCGCTTTCGGAGTACCCGTTCGAGGGCTCGTGGGGCTATCAGGTCAGCGGCTACTACGCGCCGACGCACCGCTACGGCTCGCCGCTCGACTTCATGAAAATGGTCGATACCCTCCACTCGCGCGGAATCGGCGTGATTATGGATTGGGTTCCCGCGCACTTCCCGCGCGACTCTTTCGCGCTGGCTGGCTACGACGGCTCGTGCCTCTACGAACATCAGGACCCGCGCCTCGGCGCGAATCCCGACTGGGGCACGCTCTGCTTCAACTACGGGCGCAACGAGGTTTCGAATTTCCTCATGGGAAGCGCGCTGGCGTGGTTCGACAGATTCCACATCGACGGACTGCGCGTGGACGCGGTCGCCTCAATGCTCTACCTCAATTTCTCGCGCAGAGACTGGATTCCCAACCGCTACGGCGGCAGCGAAAATTTGGAGGCGATAGAGTTCATCAAGCGCACAAACTCCGCCGTACACGAGGAGTTCAAGGGCGCGATAATGATTGCAGAGGAAAGCACAACTTTTCAGGGGGTAACCGCACCCGTTTCCGACGGCGGCTTGGGCTTCGACTTCAAGTGGAATCTCGGCTGGATGCACGACACACTCGACTATTTCAAGGAAGACCCCGTCAACCGAAAATACCACCACAACAAGATGACATTCCCCTCGATGTACCAGTTCACCGAGAAGTTCATGCTTGTCTACTCGCACGACGAAGTTGTGCACGGCAAAAGCCCGATGGTCGGCAAAATGGGCGGCGCGTACTGGGGCGACAAAATCGCAAACCTCCGCGCCCTCTACGCGTACATGTGGCTTTGGCCGGGGAAGAAAACGCTTTTCATGGGCGACGAAATCGCGCAGGGGCACGAATGGCGCTACGACGAATCGCTCGAATGGTCGCTCCTGCAATACGCCGAGCACGAGGGCGTAAGGGACGTTGTGCGCGACGTCGCAAACCTCTACAAAAACGACGCCTCCCTTGCCCAAAACGATTTCAACCCCGACGGTTTCCAGTGGATTAACGCCGACGACGGCAACAACAGCGTCTTCACGTTCCTGCGCTTCGACGCCGACGGAAAAACCTCCTATGCCGTCGCGAGCAACTTCACCCCTATCCGCCGCGAAAACTACCCGATTGGGCTTCCGTTTGCGGGCGAATGGCGCGAGGTTCTCAACACCGACGCAAAGTGCTACGGCGGGCGCGGCTTCGGCAACAACGGCTTTGTGGTCGCGGGCGATACGGGCTTCAACGGCAAGCCGTTCGGCGCGTTAATCACGCTTCCGCCGATGTCCACAATAATTTTCAAACACGTCGAATAG
- a CDS encoding polysaccharide deacetylase family protein → MKKFTVIIALLLSIATLRAAFDDTYSQCISVEYGTPQEAQEASAEIAKLPDGKKIAFSSRWDDTNPRHAATAETLAKCGIPATCYLVGGKFSKRMTAAVEKIFALGGALGSHTLSHPRLEDRMPNEIFREIALERAVLESSFDTNVVAFVLPYMTYQSPFDENVKTYVGQSIVNAGYRITPETTPDNNAKFGLRDAVLSSYTFSINDRNPEREKLVKNIAAARKMIENGYPPHLTLGIHSWQSDEGLARLGKYVEESASYDFWYCNENDYAAYRTQFLKSRVRRLSARGNIALFELTRPTATHIGSDIPLALKISGKPKSVKLGADNISQKNGFYNIPQYEVRKTPKKIELLEFDAESPKAAKSEKFGGLEFLLAFDRKGGDISVRFGGKAADKVSNFRVRWVVAPCFDTPIDGVAYKGERELSATLKRNKFAGAFAEGDMLAMAQCDFLFDGKPSRVWLAATAKRGVPDADCPRDRAAQMGDFDASKVAPDFFAALSKPDAVLKNLPDAKWSVRANKTLRPFVADFNGYAFMKKYKKSAFGYAFCADFTAPRDADYTLFVNKTPVKRLFLNGREIEPKSGAKLALKKGKNRVLAVFGNKALRTTSFMLAFKDGETPLPCATPAFEK, encoded by the coding sequence ATGAAGAAATTTACGGTTATCATAGCCTTGCTACTTTCAATCGCGACTCTCCGCGCGGCGTTCGACGACACCTACTCGCAGTGCATTTCGGTGGAATACGGCACGCCGCAGGAGGCGCAGGAGGCGTCCGCGGAAATCGCGAAGCTTCCCGACGGCAAGAAAATCGCGTTTTCGAGCCGCTGGGACGACACCAACCCGCGCCACGCCGCCACCGCCGAAACGCTCGCAAAATGCGGAATCCCCGCGACGTGCTACCTTGTAGGCGGCAAATTTTCGAAGCGGATGACGGCGGCGGTCGAAAAGATTTTCGCGCTCGGCGGGGCGCTTGGCTCGCACACACTCTCGCACCCGCGCCTTGAAGACAGAATGCCGAACGAAATTTTCCGCGAAATCGCCCTCGAACGCGCCGTGCTCGAATCGAGCTTCGACACGAACGTCGTCGCGTTCGTCCTGCCGTACATGACATACCAGTCGCCTTTCGACGAAAACGTCAAGACCTACGTGGGGCAGTCGATAGTCAACGCGGGCTACCGAATCACGCCCGAAACCACGCCCGACAACAACGCGAAATTCGGGCTGCGCGACGCCGTGCTTTCGTCGTACACGTTCTCGATAAACGACCGCAACCCCGAAAGGGAAAAACTAGTAAAGAACATCGCCGCCGCCCGCAAAATGATTGAAAACGGATACCCGCCGCACCTGACGCTCGGCATACATTCGTGGCAGTCCGACGAGGGCCTGGCGCGGCTCGGCAAATACGTAGAGGAGTCGGCGTCCTACGACTTCTGGTACTGCAACGAAAACGACTACGCCGCCTACCGAACGCAGTTTTTGAAATCGCGCGTCCGCAGGCTCTCGGCTCGCGGGAACATCGCGCTCTTCGAGCTTACGCGCCCGACCGCCACGCACATAGGCTCGGACATTCCGCTTGCGCTGAAAATTTCGGGAAAGCCGAAATCGGTGAAACTCGGCGCGGATAACATTTCGCAGAAAAACGGATTCTACAATATTCCGCAATACGAAGTCCGAAAGACTCCCAAGAAAATAGAGCTGCTTGAATTCGACGCCGAAAGCCCGAAAGCCGCGAAAAGCGAAAAGTTCGGAGGGCTCGAATTCCTGCTTGCGTTCGACCGCAAGGGCGGGGACATTTCGGTGAGATTCGGCGGAAAGGCGGCGGACAAAGTTTCAAACTTCCGCGTCCGCTGGGTTGTCGCGCCGTGCTTCGACACGCCGATTGACGGCGTTGCCTACAAGGGAGAAAGGGAGCTGTCGGCGACGCTCAAACGAAACAAATTCGCCGGCGCGTTCGCCGAGGGCGACATGCTCGCGATGGCTCAGTGCGACTTCCTTTTCGACGGCAAGCCGTCGAGGGTCTGGCTTGCGGCGACAGCAAAGCGCGGCGTGCCCGACGCCGACTGCCCGCGCGACAGAGCCGCGCAAATGGGAGACTTCGACGCGTCGAAAGTAGCCCCCGATTTCTTCGCCGCGCTCTCGAAACCCGACGCCGTTCTCAAAAACCTCCCCGACGCAAAATGGAGCGTACGCGCCAACAAGACGCTGCGCCCGTTTGTCGCCGACTTCAACGGCTACGCATTCATGAAAAAGTACAAAAAGTCCGCCTTCGGCTACGCATTCTGCGCCGACTTCACCGCGCCGCGCGACGCCGACTACACGCTTTTCGTAAACAAAACCCCCGTGAAACGCCTCTTTCTCAACGGCAGGGAAATCGAGCCGAAAAGCGGCGCGAAGCTCGCGCTGAAAAAGGGGAAGAACCGCGTGCTTGCGGTGTTCGGCAACAAGGCGCTCCGCACGACGTCGTTCATGCTCGCGTTCAAAGACGGCGAAACGCCGCTGCCGTGCGCGACCCCCGCGTTCGAAAAATAG
- a CDS encoding ferritin family protein, with protein sequence MKQVVCPICGYVMDANNVPEFCPQCKAPKAKFEVREVSDAPVWADEHRVGIAKGLDAEVVEGLRANFMGECTEVGMYLAMSRQADREGYPEVAEAYKRIAIEEAEHAAKFAELLGEVVDADTAKNLKVRIEAEHGATEGKLKLAKRAKELGYDAIHDTVHEMCKDEARHGSAFLGLYKRYFAG encoded by the coding sequence ATGAAACAAGTAGTATGCCCGATATGCGGTTATGTGATGGACGCAAACAACGTTCCCGAATTCTGCCCGCAGTGCAAAGCCCCCAAGGCTAAGTTCGAAGTCCGCGAAGTCTCCGACGCCCCCGTTTGGGCTGACGAGCACAGGGTCGGAATCGCAAAGGGTCTCGACGCCGAAGTTGTCGAGGGTCTCCGCGCAAACTTCATGGGCGAATGCACCGAGGTCGGAATGTACCTTGCCATGAGCCGTCAGGCGGACAGAGAGGGATACCCGGAAGTCGCCGAAGCCTACAAGCGCATAGCAATCGAAGAGGCGGAGCACGCCGCGAAATTCGCCGAACTGCTCGGCGAGGTGGTCGATGCCGACACTGCCAAGAACCTCAAAGTGCGCATCGAAGCCGAACACGGCGCGACCGAAGGCAAGCTCAAACTCGCAAAACGCGCCAAGGAGCTCGGCTACGACGCCATTCACGACACCGTCCACGAAATGTGCAAAGACGAAGCCCGCCACGGCTCCGCATTCTTAGGCCTCTACAAACGCTACTTCGCAGGCTAG
- a CDS encoding AEC family transporter, which translates to MLAAIFPIYAMIGAGWFARKVAWIKPEADASLVKIAVELTLPCFILSNLLDNKKLESVGFSLATISAGAGGLAASLLISWLVGKLIGLKVGDGLRTFSVTTATQNYGFFIIALVAILWNGGGEITGVLITHNVGCDLVFWSVGYLLLSNAKRVSFDFLMRGPVWSVFIGLSLVWSGAAEYVPEFFKTFLKFAGAAAIPLNLMIFGALMCDMLGRDKIPWKIVISASLVRMGLLPALFIFAAWALPVDGVLKTILVLMALSPSGIMPAVLAKSFGGYPKIAVQIVLATSIIAVFTLPLYLAFGMSVIK; encoded by the coding sequence ATGCTCGCGGCAATTTTCCCGATTTACGCCATGATAGGCGCGGGGTGGTTCGCGAGAAAAGTCGCGTGGATTAAGCCGGAAGCCGACGCAAGCCTCGTAAAAATCGCGGTAGAGCTTACGCTACCGTGCTTCATTCTGTCGAACCTGCTCGACAACAAAAAGCTCGAAAGCGTCGGATTTTCGCTCGCGACAATCTCGGCGGGCGCGGGTGGACTCGCGGCGTCGCTGCTGATTTCGTGGCTCGTCGGGAAGCTCATCGGGCTGAAAGTCGGCGACGGCCTCCGCACCTTTTCGGTTACCACCGCGACGCAAAACTACGGCTTCTTCATAATCGCGCTCGTTGCGATTCTCTGGAACGGCGGCGGCGAAATAACCGGCGTGCTCATAACCCACAACGTCGGCTGCGACCTCGTGTTCTGGTCGGTCGGCTACCTGCTGCTCTCAAACGCAAAGCGCGTGAGTTTCGACTTCCTCATGCGCGGCCCCGTGTGGTCGGTCTTCATCGGGCTTTCGCTTGTGTGGAGCGGCGCGGCGGAGTATGTCCCCGAATTTTTCAAGACATTTCTGAAATTCGCGGGCGCGGCGGCAATTCCTCTGAACCTCATGATTTTCGGCGCGCTCATGTGCGACATGCTTGGGCGAGACAAAATTCCGTGGAAAATCGTAATCTCGGCGTCGCTCGTGCGCATGGGGCTGCTGCCCGCGCTCTTCATTTTCGCCGCATGGGCGTTGCCCGTCGACGGAGTTCTCAAAACGATTCTCGTGCTCATGGCGCTTTCGCCGTCGGGAATCATGCCGGCGGTCTTGGCAAAATCCTTCGGCGGCTACCCGAAAATCGCGGTGCAGATTGTGCTAGCAACGTCGATTATCGCGGTATTTACGCTGCCGCTCTACCTCGCATTCGGAATGTCCGTAATCAAATAG
- a CDS encoding DUF4886 domain-containing protein: MKRISAAALLFIALACASAKEIAVLTIGNSFAQSAFVYLPSVVKSAPGCSLHLEGANHGGCSLSRHWRYISEEEKDPSVRRYRNGKSTLRQILQSRKWDIITIQQASHESWRPETYFPCAEKLRDYIKKCAPTAEICIQQTWSYRSDDPRISKGGKWNIDQSEMFARAEKNYADAAKKLGLRVIPTGKAVQNYRSQETRPFEPRDFSNCRYPDLPPQAGDIVGRTYWRKQKDGEMRIARDTIHLNDSGNYLQACVWFGFLFDKNPEEISFVPDTIGNSQAAKLRSIAARTLAEFKQPKDAR; the protein is encoded by the coding sequence ATGAAACGCATTTCCGCCGCCGCGCTCCTGTTTATTGCGCTCGCATGCGCCTCGGCAAAGGAAATTGCCGTGCTTACAATCGGCAACAGCTTTGCGCAGAGCGCATTCGTCTACCTGCCGTCCGTCGTTAAATCCGCGCCCGGCTGCTCGCTGCATTTGGAGGGCGCAAACCACGGCGGCTGCTCGCTCTCTCGCCACTGGCGTTATATTTCGGAAGAGGAAAAAGACCCGTCGGTTAGGCGCTATCGCAACGGAAAATCCACATTGCGGCAGATTTTGCAAAGCCGCAAGTGGGACATCATAACGATACAACAGGCAAGCCACGAAAGCTGGCGTCCCGAAACGTATTTTCCCTGCGCCGAAAAGCTGCGCGACTATATAAAGAAGTGCGCGCCGACCGCCGAAATCTGCATTCAGCAAACTTGGTCGTACCGCTCCGACGACCCCCGCATTTCGAAAGGCGGCAAATGGAATATCGACCAGTCCGAAATGTTCGCGCGCGCCGAAAAGAACTACGCCGACGCCGCAAAAAAGCTCGGCTTGCGCGTCATTCCGACGGGCAAAGCCGTGCAAAATTACCGCTCGCAGGAAACGCGCCCCTTCGAGCCGCGCGACTTTTCAAACTGCCGCTATCCCGACCTTCCCCCGCAGGCGGGCGACATCGTGGGAAGAACATACTGGCGCAAGCAAAAGGACGGCGAAATGCGCATAGCCCGCGACACAATCCACCTCAACGACAGCGGCAACTACTTGCAGGCATGCGTGTGGTTCGGATTCCTTTTCGACAAAAATCCCGAGGAAATTTCGTTCGTGCCCGACACGATAGGCAATTCCCAAGCCGCAAAACTGCGCTCCATTGCCGCGCGTACGCTGGCGGAATTCAAGCAGCCCAAAGACGCGCGGTAG
- a CDS encoding GNAT family N-acetyltransferase, which translates to MIRKITEADREIYLEFSRMFYDSPAVHAPIPESYRAAAFEEMVSSDDRLAGAMLECDGRPAGYGLASKMYSQEAGGIQLWLEELFVLPEYRSRGLGREFIAYMESLPNVARIRLEYEKSNTRAAALYRKLGYADMPYEQLVKNIKK; encoded by the coding sequence ATGATTAGAAAAATTACGGAAGCCGACAGGGAAATATATCTTGAATTTTCGCGGATGTTCTATGATTCGCCCGCAGTGCACGCGCCGATTCCCGAAAGCTATCGCGCGGCGGCGTTCGAGGAGATGGTTTCCTCCGACGATCGGCTTGCGGGCGCAATGCTCGAATGCGACGGCAGACCCGCGGGCTACGGGCTTGCAAGCAAAATGTATTCGCAGGAGGCGGGCGGCATACAGCTTTGGCTCGAAGAGCTATTCGTCCTGCCAGAATACCGCTCGCGCGGATTGGGCCGCGAGTTTATCGCCTACATGGAAAGCCTGCCGAATGTCGCAAGAATCCGTCTGGAATACGAAAAGAGCAATACGCGAGCCGCCGCGCTCTATCGGAAGCTCGGATATGCAGACATGCCCTACGAACAGTTGGTGAAGAATATAAAAAAGTAG
- a CDS encoding bile acid:sodium symporter family protein, translating to MKFLSRIGLEPFIICLFASIGLAKLAPSVGIAEFCGITLGDAATWGVAGIFFFYGLKLDRQKLAAGLVNAKLHLLVQVSTFVLFPLIVLGAMWLFGAFDARGDLHWLWLGTFFLASLPSTVSSSVVMVSIAGGNIPAAIFNASISSLLGVFFTPLLMGIFLEGVDGSRGLGDVVLKLVFQVIVPVVAGFALNPKFGHIAAAHKKALRNFDQLTILLIVYTSFCDSYAKDMFAGFPMSDLVVLSVAMVALFVFAMAVVWGVCKLLRFNREDTITAVFCGSKKSLVHGSVMSKVLFDNPAVIGVVLLPTMLYHAYQLIIVSIIAQKLGKTAESEGGKKSEK from the coding sequence ATGAAATTTTTAAGCAGGATAGGTCTCGAGCCGTTCATCATCTGCCTGTTTGCGTCAATCGGGCTTGCGAAGCTTGCGCCGTCGGTGGGGATTGCCGAATTTTGCGGAATCACGCTTGGCGACGCCGCGACATGGGGCGTTGCGGGCATCTTCTTTTTCTACGGGCTGAAACTCGACAGGCAGAAGCTCGCGGCGGGGCTTGTAAACGCAAAGCTCCACCTGCTTGTGCAGGTTTCAACATTCGTGCTGTTCCCGCTGATAGTGCTCGGGGCGATGTGGCTTTTCGGCGCGTTCGACGCGCGGGGCGACTTGCACTGGCTGTGGCTCGGGACGTTTTTCCTTGCCTCGCTGCCGTCAACGGTGTCGTCGAGCGTCGTGATGGTGTCGATTGCGGGCGGCAACATTCCCGCGGCAATTTTCAACGCGAGCATTTCGAGCCTCTTGGGCGTGTTTTTCACCCCGCTTCTGATGGGCATTTTCTTGGAGGGCGTGGACGGCTCGCGCGGGCTGGGCGACGTTGTACTCAAACTCGTCTTTCAGGTGATAGTGCCCGTGGTTGCGGGCTTTGCGCTCAACCCGAAGTTCGGGCACATTGCGGCGGCGCACAAAAAGGCTCTGCGCAATTTCGACCAGCTCACGATTCTCTTAATAGTGTACACGTCGTTTTGCGATTCCTACGCAAAGGACATGTTCGCGGGCTTCCCGATGTCCGACCTCGTCGTGCTGTCGGTCGCAATGGTCGCGCTGTTCGTGTTCGCAATGGCGGTAGTCTGGGGCGTGTGCAAGCTTCTGCGCTTCAACCGCGAGGACACGATTACGGCGGTGTTCTGCGGTTCGAAAAAGTCGCTCGTGCACGGCTCTGTTATGAGCAAGGTGCTCTTCGACAACCCCGCGGTAATCGGCGTTGTGCTGCTGCCGACCATGCTCTACCACGCCTACCAGCTTATAATAGTGTCTATAATAGCGCAAAAACTGGGCAAGACTGCGGAATCGGAGGGCGGAAAAAAATCGGAAAAATAA
- the rplM gene encoding 50S ribosomal protein L13, giving the protein MNTTIAKKEEQKQWYVVDATDQVLGRLAVKIANVLRGRNKPIYTPNVDCGDHVVVINAEKVKVTGKKEENKEYMFYSGYVGGEKYVKLSDFRARRPEYLIEAAVKGMLPKNKLARDIFTKLHVYAGAEHPHAAQQPKPFNF; this is encoded by the coding sequence ATGAATACGACAATAGCAAAGAAAGAGGAGCAGAAGCAATGGTACGTAGTCGATGCCACCGACCAAGTACTGGGGCGTCTTGCCGTTAAGATTGCGAACGTATTGCGCGGCCGCAATAAACCCATTTATACGCCCAATGTCGACTGTGGCGACCATGTCGTTGTAATCAACGCCGAAAAAGTCAAAGTCACGGGCAAAAAAGAAGAGAACAAGGAATATATGTTCTACTCCGGATACGTCGGCGGCGAAAAATACGTCAAGCTTTCCGACTTCCGTGCGCGCAGACCCGAATATCTCATCGAGGCTGCGGTCAAGGGCATGCTTCCCAAGAACAAGCTCGCAAGAGACATCTTCACGAAGCTGCACGTCTACGCGGGCGCGGAACATCCGCACGCCGCTCAGCAACCCAAACCCTTCAACTTCTAA
- the rpsI gene encoding 30S ribosomal protein S9 yields MSENEIFVSVGRRKTSVARARLAKGSGKLTVNDKPLEEYCYTDQLSMLALRPLVCTATRNSVDADINVKGGGPVGQAGAISHALARALQKMDESLRPVLKQNGLITRDPRAKERKKSGQPGARKRFQFSKR; encoded by the coding sequence ATGAGCGAAAACGAAATTTTTGTTTCCGTCGGACGTCGCAAAACGTCGGTAGCACGCGCCCGCCTCGCAAAAGGATCGGGCAAGCTTACCGTCAACGACAAGCCCCTCGAAGAATACTGCTACACAGACCAGCTCTCGATGTTGGCTCTCCGTCCGCTCGTTTGCACTGCGACGCGCAACTCGGTTGACGCCGATATCAACGTAAAGGGCGGCGGCCCCGTCGGTCAGGCGGGCGCAATCAGCCACGCTCTCGCGAGAGCGCTCCAAAAGATGGACGAATCGCTCCGCCCCGTTCTCAAACAGAACGGACTCATCACGCGAGACCCGCGTGCCAAGGAACGTAAGAAGTCCGGTCAGCCCGGCGCGCGCAAACGCTTCCAGTTCTCAAAGCGTTAA
- the argC gene encoding N-acetyl-gamma-glutamyl-phosphate reductase, which produces MDRKIKAGITGASGYAGIELVRILARHPSVELACVTSRSLAGTLVADNMPSLRHLLPADMKFLPSDPAEQAKMDIDVWFLALPHGAAAEYAKPLVEAGKTVIDLSADFRLHSLDIYKEYYKEDHRAPELLKLGKYVIAELFPVSREDKLIACAGCYPTSILTPLIPLMRENAVSREHIVIDSYSGVSGAGKKADLGYIFCERNESAKAYGLPKHRHLSEIEEELSIAAGEKVVVQFNPHLAPMTRGISTTITVPAKYEGVEKIYEIWHKYYDGKPFVKILKSGSYPDTLFVANTNRCDIAAFYDPRTKNLVICSVIDNLVKGASGQAVQIMNLIFGFDETAGLL; this is translated from the coding sequence ATGGACAGAAAAATCAAAGCTGGAATTACGGGTGCATCGGGTTATGCCGGCATTGAACTTGTAAGAATTTTGGCGCGCCACCCGTCGGTGGAGCTTGCGTGCGTTACGTCGCGAAGCCTTGCGGGTACGCTTGTTGCCGACAACATGCCCTCGCTCAGGCACCTGCTTCCCGCGGACATGAAATTTCTTCCGTCCGATCCCGCCGAACAGGCGAAAATGGACATCGACGTCTGGTTCCTCGCGCTTCCGCACGGAGCCGCCGCCGAATACGCAAAGCCGCTTGTCGAGGCCGGCAAGACCGTAATCGACCTTTCCGCCGACTTCCGCCTGCACTCGCTCGACATCTACAAAGAGTACTACAAGGAGGACCACCGCGCGCCCGAACTGTTGAAGCTCGGCAAGTACGTCATCGCCGAGCTTTTCCCCGTCTCGCGCGAAGACAAGCTCATTGCCTGCGCGGGCTGCTACCCCACGAGCATCTTGACGCCGCTGATTCCGCTCATGCGCGAAAACGCCGTCAGCCGCGAGCACATCGTAATAGACAGTTATAGCGGCGTTTCGGGCGCGGGCAAAAAGGCGGACTTGGGCTACATTTTCTGCGAGCGCAACGAGAGCGCAAAAGCCTACGGACTCCCGAAACACAGACACCTCTCCGAAATCGAGGAGGAGCTTTCCATTGCCGCGGGCGAAAAGGTCGTCGTGCAGTTCAACCCGCACCTCGCGCCCATGACGCGCGGCATTTCGACGACAATCACCGTTCCCGCAAAATACGAGGGCGTTGAGAAAATCTACGAAATCTGGCACAAATATTACGACGGCAAACCCTTCGTGAAAATCCTCAAATCGGGCTCGTATCCCGACACGCTTTTTGTCGCCAACACCAACCGCTGCGACATCGCCGCGTTCTACGACCCGCGCACTAAAAACCTCGTAATTTGCAGCGTTATCGACAACCTCGTCAAGGGCGCAAGCGGTCAGGCGGTGCAGATTATGAACCTCATCTTCGGCTTCGACGAAACGGCGGGGCTGCTCTAA